One genomic region from Thermoanaerobaculia bacterium encodes:
- a CDS encoding cyclase family protein, which produces MKSSLCRLGSRLTAFVLFALGSGAGVATDAPPAATATPAPTAAGLNLATVDVVDLSHPFDARTLYWPSAAGLQFSLEVLHSGPTPAGWFYAANRFCTPEHGGTHLDAPLHFAFGKRSVDQVPLRQLVAPGVVIDVREQCAKEADYRLVPGDLAAWEAVHGRIPPGAIVLLRTGWETRWGDRKAYFGDDTPGDATHLHFPSFGADAARWLIEERGIGALGVDTASIDHGPSSDFAVHRIAAAREVPGLENLKNLGALPARDFWVVALPMNIGGGSGAPLRAIALVGR; this is translated from the coding sequence ATGAAGAGCTCACTCTGCAGACTCGGATCCCGGCTCACAGCGTTCGTCCTCTTCGCCCTCGGCTCGGGGGCCGGCGTCGCCACCGACGCTCCGCCGGCGGCAACTGCGACCCCAGCGCCGACGGCGGCGGGCTTGAACCTCGCGACCGTCGATGTCGTCGATCTCTCGCATCCCTTCGATGCCCGGACCCTCTACTGGCCGAGCGCCGCCGGCCTGCAGTTTTCGCTGGAGGTCCTGCACTCCGGACCCACGCCGGCGGGCTGGTTCTATGCCGCGAACCGCTTCTGCACGCCGGAGCACGGCGGCACCCACCTCGACGCCCCGCTCCATTTCGCCTTTGGCAAGCGATCCGTGGACCAGGTGCCGCTGCGTCAGTTGGTGGCGCCGGGAGTGGTGATCGACGTCCGGGAGCAGTGCGCGAAAGAGGCCGACTATCGCCTCGTGCCGGGCGACCTCGCCGCCTGGGAGGCTGTGCACGGCCGCATTCCGCCGGGCGCCATCGTGCTGCTGCGAACGGGCTGGGAGACGCGCTGGGGAGACCGCAAGGCCTACTTCGGTGACGACACTCCCGGCGACGCGACGCACCTCCACTTCCCGTCCTTCGGCGCCGACGCGGCGCGCTGGCTGATCGAGGAGCGCGGCATCGGTGCGCTGGGTGTCGACACCGCGAGCATCGACCACGGCCCGTCGAGCGACTTCGCGGTGCACCGCATCGCTGCCGCGCGCGAGGTCCCGGGTCTCGAGAACCTGAAGAACCTCGGCGCGCTGCCGGCGCGGGACTTCTGGGTGGTGGCGCTGCCGATGAACATCGGCGGCGGGTCGGGTGCGCCGCTGCGCGCGATCGCCCTGGTCGGGCGCTGA